A window from Pseudomonas alloputida encodes these proteins:
- a CDS encoding LysR substrate-binding domain-containing protein: MDFSGRSGEMEIFAKVAQAGSLSAAARALGLTPSAVSRILARTEQRLGTRLLLRTTRALTLTPEGEAYLRGARRVLADMLEVEEAITDQGVPRGRLRVSAALGHARLTVVPLLAAFSARYPQVLVDLTLSDEVADILGGQADVALRFGHLPDSSLSARAIGETGQVVVASPEYLQRYGTPLEPEDLARHNCLRFNFRRAMPDWPFHRDGHTFSLKVKGNIECSSGEALAQLARLGAGVARIGTFTVADDLANGQLVPLLEAYNPGDREPIHAVFVGGPAMPARVRVFVDFLVEQLSGGQ; this comes from the coding sequence ATGGACTTCAGTGGCAGATCCGGCGAGATGGAGATTTTTGCCAAGGTGGCGCAAGCGGGCAGCCTGTCTGCTGCCGCCCGAGCGCTAGGCCTGACGCCCTCGGCGGTCAGCCGCATTCTCGCCCGCACCGAACAGCGCCTGGGTACCCGCCTGCTGCTGCGCACGACCCGGGCGCTCACCCTTACCCCCGAGGGAGAGGCCTACCTGCGCGGTGCACGGCGGGTGCTGGCGGACATGCTCGAAGTGGAAGAAGCCATCACTGACCAAGGCGTGCCACGCGGGCGCTTGCGGGTCAGCGCTGCGCTGGGCCATGCCCGGTTGACCGTAGTGCCGCTGCTGGCGGCCTTCAGCGCACGCTACCCGCAAGTGCTGGTTGACCTGACCCTCAGCGACGAGGTGGCCGATATACTCGGCGGCCAGGCCGACGTGGCGCTGCGCTTCGGTCACCTGCCGGACAGCTCGTTGAGCGCGCGCGCCATTGGCGAGACCGGCCAGGTAGTGGTGGCCTCGCCAGAATACCTGCAACGCTACGGTACCCCGCTTGAACCTGAAGACCTTGCCAGGCACAACTGCCTGCGCTTCAACTTCCGCCGCGCGATGCCTGACTGGCCGTTTCACCGCGACGGGCATACATTCTCACTGAAGGTGAAAGGGAATATCGAATGCAGCAGTGGTGAGGCGCTGGCGCAGCTGGCCAGGCTGGGCGCCGGCGTGGCGCGTATCGGCACCTTTACCGTGGCCGATGACCTGGCCAACGGGCAACTGGTGCCGTTGCTGGAGGCTTACAACCCGGGTGATCGGGAACCGATTCATGCGGTGTTCGTCGGCGGCCCGGCGATGCCGGCACGGGTGCGGGTGTTTGTGGATTTTCTGGTGGAGCAGCTATCTGGTGGCCAGTAG
- a CDS encoding D-2-hydroxyacid dehydrogenase family protein produces MRIVIPDDYQNVIRTLDCFGKLSGHAVSVLHELPPATLEQLAASFADADALVLTRERTRIDAALLDRLPNLKLISQTGKVSSHLDLAACTARGIAVTEGRGSPVAPAELAWALILNARRQLVPAIDAFRQGQWQVNLGQALAGQTLGIWGYGKIGQRLARYAQAFDMPVLVWGSDNSRAAAKADGHAAAASREAFFAEADIVSLNLRLSDQTRHGVTFDDLSHMKPDALLVNVSRAELIAPGALLQALDAGRPGYAAVDVYEEEPLLDPAHPLLRHPRVLSTPHLGYVEKSGYELYFGDAFDNVLAFFDGVPKNVANPQALALQRLNPVRP; encoded by the coding sequence ATGCGCATTGTCATTCCCGACGACTACCAAAATGTAATCCGTACCCTCGATTGCTTCGGCAAGCTGAGCGGGCATGCTGTCAGCGTCCTTCATGAGCTCCCGCCTGCCACGCTGGAACAACTTGCCGCAAGTTTTGCCGATGCCGATGCCCTGGTACTCACCCGCGAACGCACACGCATCGACGCCGCCTTGCTCGACCGCCTGCCCAACCTCAAGCTGATCAGCCAGACCGGCAAGGTGTCCAGCCACCTTGACCTGGCTGCCTGCACCGCGCGCGGCATTGCCGTGACCGAGGGGCGCGGATCGCCGGTAGCGCCTGCCGAACTGGCCTGGGCGCTGATCCTCAATGCCCGCCGGCAATTGGTGCCGGCCATCGATGCCTTCCGCCAAGGCCAATGGCAGGTCAACCTGGGCCAGGCGCTGGCCGGGCAGACGCTGGGCATCTGGGGCTATGGCAAGATCGGCCAGCGCCTGGCGCGTTATGCACAGGCCTTCGACATGCCCGTGCTGGTGTGGGGCAGCGACAACAGCCGCGCCGCAGCCAAAGCCGATGGGCACGCTGCTGCCGCCTCGCGTGAGGCGTTTTTTGCCGAGGCGGATATTGTCAGCCTGAACCTGCGCCTTTCGGATCAGACACGCCATGGGGTGACCTTCGACGACCTGTCCCACATGAAGCCCGACGCCTTGCTGGTGAACGTCAGCCGCGCGGAACTGATCGCACCAGGCGCATTACTGCAGGCATTGGATGCCGGGCGGCCGGGCTACGCGGCGGTGGATGTTTATGAGGAAGAGCCGTTACTCGACCCGGCCCATCCACTGCTGCGCCACCCACGTGTACTCAGTACGCCCCACCTGGGGTATGTGGAGAAGAGCGGCTACGAGCTGTACTTCGGTGACGCCTTCGACAATGTGCTGGCGTTTTTCGACGGGGTGCCGAAGAACGTCGCCAACCCGCAAGCTTTGGCACTTCAACGCTTGAACCCAGTGCGGCCTTGA